In the candidate division TA06 bacterium genome, AGGCGTAGCTTTCCGATCCGGTATAGAGTTTGGAAACGAAAACGCTGTCGTTCCCCTTATAGCCTATCATGTCGTAATTGAGCATGCAGCCGATGTCCATACCTTCGGAAACTGCCTTTTGAGCATAATATTCGCTGCCATACAACCCGTATTCCTCCGCGTCAAAGGCGATGAACCTGACTGTAAAGTTGGGCCGGTTGCCCGGCTGAGCCAGCACCCGGGCCATCTCCATGGCTGCCACCGTGCCGGAGGCGTTGTCATCTGCGCCCGGAGCCTGAGTATATCTTTCGGGACTGTAGGAGTCGTAATGCCCGCCGACGATATACACGACGGAAGTATCCAAAAGCCCGGGTATGGTGGCGATGATATTATGCTGTTTGGCTCCGAAACCGATGTCAAAAGTATCAAGCCTAACATCGGCAATGCCCATGCCCAGGAACTGGTTTCTGATCCATCCCACCACCGAGTCATGGTTGGCGGCATCCAAAAACCTGGTGTTAAAAGACTGCAAAGCTTCGATCCTGGTCCTCACCTGGGCGGTGTCCACCTGATGGACAAGAGTTGCCACGGCTGTATCCCGAGCCAAACCGCTGTTCCTGATTATAGCGGCCGGAGATATTACCATTGGCCGGGGATTAAAAAACTTGACCATATAGTCCCGCCCGCTTTTGATGCCGGCGGCGGCTACATTGCCGGCATCCGTCAGCAGCATGTCTTTCCCGGCATACAAAGCCTTGATGGCCGGCAACTGGCTGTTTCTTTTAAGGTGCACCCAGCGCAGGTTTTCCGAAGGACCTTGGTAGATCTGGTTAGACTCCAAAACCGCTTCATGGTCCGATCCGGACAACTTTTTTCCGACCAGGGCCTGATGGCCGGAAATAATGTGGTACACCGGCCAGTTCTGGGAACCGGCCAGCCGGTAAACATCCGTGCCCGGTGCAAATTTTACCAAATAGAGATCTACCGGTGAGGCCAGGCTTGTCACGGCCGAAACGGTCAGCAAAGCCAAAACTACGGTCAACAGATTTCTTGTCTTCATGAGTTTCCTTATAAAATTATTTTGAATGTTTGGTGCCGCCACTATTTTATCCCATCTATTCAGGGAAGAACTATAATAGAGTTAGAGAATCTAAACTCAACCCCTTCCCTCCTGCGGCGGGCAGGCGCTTCCCCTTCTCTTACTTGCTATTAGCCCACATTTATCCAAGAGAAGGGGATAGAGGGGATGAGTTCCAAAGTGTCCCGGTGTCCAGTGTTCCTGAACGAAGTATATAATCATTTGCCACTATTATACACCCTATTTATGCTCAAGTCTACCCCCTGCCCATGGCCCGTAATTTTGCCACTCTCTCTTTGATCGGGGGATGGGTGGAAAAAAGGCTCATCAGGCTTTTGCCCGAAAGGGGATTGACGATGAACAGGTGCGATGATGCCGGGTTGGCGTTCATCGGAGCCATTTGAACCCCGGTTTGCAGTTTTTCCAGGGCGCTGGCCAGGCCTTGGGGATTTCCTGCTATCTGGGCCCCGCCGGAATCGGCCGAGTATTCCCGGGTGCGGGAGATCCACAGCTTTATCAGCAGTGCGGCTATCGGCGCCAGGATCATTATCAGTATCATCCCCAAGGCTCCCCCGCCGCCCCGGTCCCGGTTCCGGTCGCCGCCGTAGCCCCCGAACATGGCGACGTAGCCCGCCATTCGGGCTATCATGGTGATGGCCCCGGCGATGGTGGCCACCATGGTGGCTATCAGGATGTCGCGGTTCTGGACATGGGCCAGTTCGTGGGCGATCACCCCTTCCAGTTCCTGGCGGTTCAGTATCTGTATGATGCCCTGGGTGACTGCTACCGCCGCGTGTTGGGGATCGCGCCCGGTGGCGAAGGCATTGGGCGAGGCCGAAGGAATTAGGTAGACCTTGGGCATGGGAAGGGAGGCCCGGGTGGCCAGGGTCCGCACCATGTGGTAGAGTTCCGGGGCCTCGGCCTCGGTCACCGGCTGGGCCTTGTAGCTCATTAAGGCGATCTTGTCCGAGAACCAGTAAGCCACAAAATTCAGGCCCCCGGCAAATAGCAGGGCCATTATCGCTCCCTGCTGGCCGCCATAATAACCACCCAATAGCACCAAGAGAATAGTAAGCCCGGACATCAGGATGATTGTTTTGAAAAGGTTCATGAGTTTTTGACCTTATAATTTATATTCTATGAAAGCGTTAAAACTGTTCTGCCGCAGTTTAAGTGTATTATCTATGGGCGATGAAACACTCCCAGTATCATCAAAACCATCCGTTGCAGGATCATCACCATACCACTTTTGGATTTGGCTGCCGGTGGCCTTGATCCTGAGCATTGAATAACCACCGCCAACCGACAAGATAGAACCGGCCCTGGTAGTATAAACCGAGACTTTTATCGTTCCTTCCAGGGAATATCCCTTTCCTTTCGCTTCGGTGGACGATTCTTTGAATCTCAACAAATGGTTATCATAATCCGAAGCTTTCACCCAGGGCGAATAAAACGCCTTAAGAGAAAATCCAACTTTTGCTGCGTCCTTTGTCTTAACCTGGGCGCCTGTCATAATCCTGTTATATGTCACTTCGTAATCCGAGACATTCATTCCGGCATAGTATAATGAGTCCACAGTTTCCCGGTAACCGTAAACATTGTACCAGCCCGCCAGCCCCATGACGTCAAACCGATTCTTGCTGGTTTGATAACCCACGATTGGAATCACCTCCCATGGTTTGCCTGAAAACAACGGATAACCTGCAGTGATCAAAAATTCATAGTTGCTGTAACTGACAGACGATTGGGTTGCGCCGTTAACCCAGTTGCTGAAAGAACCCAGGCTGCTGAGATCCACGTAGTCGGAATCAACCATCGCGTCATTGGGTTGGCTGATAATGG is a window encoding:
- the htpX gene encoding zinc metalloprotease HtpX, which produces MNLFKTIILMSGLTILLVLLGGYYGGQQGAIMALLFAGGLNFVAYWFSDKIALMSYKAQPVTEAEAPELYHMVRTLATRASLPMPKVYLIPSASPNAFATGRDPQHAAVAVTQGIIQILNRQELEGVIAHELAHVQNRDILIATMVATIAGAITMIARMAGYVAMFGGYGGDRNRDRGGGGALGMILIMILAPIAALLIKLWISRTREYSADSGGAQIAGNPQGLASALEKLQTGVQMAPMNANPASSHLFIVNPLSGKSLMSLFSTHPPIKERVAKLRAMGRG
- a CDS encoding omptin family outer membrane protease, yielding MKKVLTIGFMFLIIFLISSSGYSQDTTAVTSADSIPENASAGPTTTPQKSFSWGEKIDLSLSLQGKKVSGYTEYHIKFPTSVWHWEDTTWVEHTVNGQSVLAFPVDGYRIEALVNSRLKLSKKLTFIFGLGFSTIISQPNDAMVDSDYVDLSSLGSFSNWVNGATQSSVSYSNYEFLITAGYPLFSGKPWEVIPIVGYQTSKNRFDVMGLAGWYNVYGYRETVDSLYYAGMNVSDYEVTYNRIMTGAQVKTKDAAKVGFSLKAFYSPWVKASDYDNHLLRFKESSTEAKGKGYSLEGTIKVSVYTTRAGSILSVGGGYSMLRIKATGSQIQKWYGDDPATDGFDDTGSVSSPIDNTLKLRQNSFNAFIEYKL